One Marasmius oreades isolate 03SP1 chromosome 2, whole genome shotgun sequence DNA segment encodes these proteins:
- a CDS encoding uncharacterized protein (BUSCO:EOG09264LC7) produces the protein MQKGLLHVRRSIPVVQIAFTAPHRINLGQVRHASLNPMNWLRERLATQLRDEGAAEASSAAKRAARAEGQRSIFEVSQDQTKSTAVDSSTDVARTEAPETYKHPKKRKQMKKAHSHKYSTANFKISPRKLNMLGRQISGKPIDEAILQMQFSEKRASNRILNMLATARDHAVSYKGLEKPKLVISEAWVTKGKYMKRIEPRARGHFGVRTHPSARMHVVLKEGRTLDEKKAAEHAYKLNRVVSASHVREDKPIRNPGAMWTW, from the exons ATGCAGAAAGGACTCCTTCATG TGAGACGCTCGATACCTGTCGTGCAAATTGCTTTCACTGCACCGCACCGGATTAACCTGGGACAAGTCCGTCA TGCATCATTAAATCCCATGAACTGGTTGCGAGAAAGACTCGCGACACAATTGCGGGATGAAGGTGCAGCTGAGGCTTCTAGTGCAGCCAAACGGGCAGCAAGAGCTGAAGGCCAACGCAGCATATTCGAAGTTTCCCAAGATCAAACCAAATCTACGGCGGTTGATTCGAGTACTGATGTTGCTCGAACTGAAGCACCGGAAACATACAAACATCCGAAAAAACGAAAACAGATGAAGAAGGCTCATTCG CATAAATATTCGACGGCCAACTTCAAAATATCTCCCAGGAAATTGAATATGCTTGGTCGTCAAATATCTGGGAAGCCGATAGACGAGGCGATTTTACAAATGCAATTCAGTGAAAAGAGAGCTAGTAATCGTATCCTCAACATGCTTGCAACGGCAAGGGATCATGCAGTTTCCTACAAGGGACTGGAGAAACCGAAATTGGTCATCT CCGAAGCATGGGTGACAAAAGGCAAATACATGAAACGCATTGAGCCTCGAGCGCGAGGTCACTTCGGAGTACGAACTCACCCTAGCGCCCGGATGCATGTTGTATTGAAGGAGGGCAGGACGTTGGATGAGAAGAAGGCGGCTGAGCATGCGTATAAACTAAACCGTGTCGTTTCCGCATCGCATGTAAGAGAAGACAAGCCAATACGGAATCCAGGAGCTATGTGGACCTGGTAA
- a CDS encoding uncharacterized protein (MEROPS:MER0078983) has product MVLLAPNLALFLTFYFLNPVNAFKVSVKQVRGTAPLISRSLPPSPVLAASKRGDNNDIDLSTVHDLLYMANATVGGQSYIFQLDTGSSDLWAKHDPFPLPNSKQTSLKHNVTYGIGWVAGTVSTADVQFAGINVPNQAYLDVETAQYPGLSYGADGLMGLGFTSLSSIDLEVNKTGATYGRSFLYNMFRDNPAEPNFIAFSLQRTTSQGDDDVEGTFAIGEYEPKYQAIAACPKIPTWPEHNPSRWNVLLDAVLFNGGKIIIPTTTVPNVPGNKAVVLLDSGTSWTYAPTEICQAIYGNVPGAFLDTALGQWVVPCNAEIDMALQIKGQIFPVHPVDLIPKDTSNPSRCVGSFVPQSLSIGPQQFDWLIGDNFLRSVYSVYDFGDFDANNQMGDPYVQLLSLVNPDQASKDFAKARGGTAKTGITYTASNETMAAPSSTSVILSADVANAIAKIGQFFPAILGLVALNAVVLLGLIILAIVLLCRKRKKNMRKPDSRIRTPLGRMSPMPLTRPSSSAAYDNEPAPHTYEPVSMALTEDTFVPPSPGFRKYDGSRPKSYAATVRSRKDSTYLDNSHSEDAIFGPPSPVSRDLQKGTSSRPASTMVPLVPFTSSTSYQTLEDDTQERDQPFTPPLPAFLRTPPGPKGDRPMSVGILPSQQSPHVPKDGAFSRSQENSYQGSQEQFPSTEEEDIAFSSPRPAFFTEEGASLRPGAGPSSGGRPSSVA; this is encoded by the exons ATGGTCCTTCTAGCTCCAAACCTTGCTCTCTTTCTGACATTTTATTTCCTCAATCCTGTCAATGCCTTCAAggtttcagtcaaacaggtCAGAGGGACGGCACCTCTGATTTCTCGGTCCCTACCTCCCTCTCCGGTACTGGCTGCATCAAAGCGCGGTGACAACAATGACATTGACTTGAG TACTGTCCATGACTTACTCTACATGGCAAAT GCAACGGTTGGTGGTCAAT CCTACATCTTCCAGCTTGATACAGGCTCGTCGGATCTTTGGGCGAAGCACGATCCATTCCCACTTCCCAATTCCAAACAAACG TCCCTCAAACACAATGTAACATATGGTATTGGATGGGTGGCGGGTACCGTATCCACTGCAGACGTTCAGTTTGCTGG CATAAATGTACCTAATCAAGCTTACTTGGATGTGGAGACGGCGCAATATCCAGGCCTCAGTTACGGTGCAGATGGATTGATGGGCCTTGGTTTTACCTCCCTATCTTCGATTGACCTCGAAGTAAACAAGACTGGTGCAACGTACGGAAGAAGTTTCCTCTATAACATGTTCCGAGACAATCCAGCCGAACCAAACTTCATTGCATTTTCCCTTCAAAGAACTACATCGCAGGGAGATGACGATGTAGAAGGAACTTTTGCTATAG GTGAATACGAACCCAAATACCAAGCGATCGCTGCATGTCCTAAGATACCCACTTGGCCCGAACATAATCCAAGCCGGTGGAATGTCCTTCTGGATGCCGTTCTTTTCAATGGGGGCAAGATAATCATTCCAACCACTACCGTCCCCAACGTGCCCGGAAACAAAGCGGTTGTACTCTTAGACAGTGGAACCTCGTGGACTTACGCCCCTACCGAGATCTGCCAAGCTATCTATGGAAACGTGCCAGGCGCATTCCTCGACACGGCCCTTGGACAATGGGTAGTGCCATGTAACGCTGAGATCGACATGGCTCTGCAAATCAA AGGACAAATATTTCCCGTCCATCCGGTAGATCTCATTCCGAAGGATACTTCCAACCCTTCGAGATGTGTGGGCTCCTTCGTTCCCCAGTCTCTGTCGATCGGTCCACAACAATT TGATTGGCTTATAGGAGACAACTTTTTGCGTTCTGTTTACTCTGTTTATGATTTCGGAGACTTTGATGCAAACAACCAAATGGGCGATCCTTATGTTCAGTTACTCTCCCTGGTCAACCCCGATCAAGCCTCGAAAGACTTTGCGAAAGCACGGGGTGGTACTGCCAAGACGGGTATCACATATACGGCTTCCAACGAAACTATGGCGGCGCCTTCTTCTACCTCGGTCATTCTTTCCGCAGATGTCGCTAATGCCATCGCCAAAATTGGCCAGTTCTTCCCTGCGATCCTTGGTTTAGTTGCCTTGAATGCTGTGGTCTTGTtgggcctcatcattctcgcAATTGTTTTACTGTgcaggaagaggaaaaagaACATGCGTAAACCTGATTCCAGGATTCGCACTCCTCTCGGCAGGATGAGCCCAATGCCGCTCACTCGACCTAGCTCTTCAGCTGCTTACGACAACGAGCCTGCTCCGCATACTTACGAGCCAGTCTCGATGGCACTGACAGAGGATACTTTTGTGCCACCATCCCCCGGGTTCCGAAAATACGATGGTAGCAGACCTAAGAGCTACGCTGCCACTGTTCGTTCTCGGAAAGATAGTACATATCTCGATAACAGCCACTCAGAGGATGCAATATTTGGGCCTCCATCTCCTGTTTCTCGAGACTTGCAGAAAGGTACCAGCAGCCGACCTGCAAGTACCATGGTACCCCTAGTTCCTTTCACTTCCTCGACATCGTATCAAACTTTAGAGGACGACACGCAAGAACGAGATCAGCCCTTCACTCCTCCGCTCCCCGCATTCCTCAGAACTCCACCCGGACCAAAGGGAGACAGGCCAATGAGTGTGGGCATCCTGCCTTCTCAGCAGTCCCCCCATGTGCCCAAGGACGGTGCGTTTTCACGGTCTCAAGAGAATTCATACCAGGGGTCGCAGGAACAATTCCCATCcactgaggaggaggatatcGCGTTTAGTTCTCCTCGACCTGCTTTCTTTACAGAAGAAGGTGCCTCTTTGCGACCAGGGGCAGGGCCATCTAGCGGTGGAAGACCTAGCAGCGTGGCATAA
- the RPL35 gene encoding 60S ribosomal protein L35 (BUSCO:EOG09265FTY) → MPGKVKAYELQSKSKADLSKQLLELKNELLILRVQKIAGGSASKLTKINTVRKSIARVLTVVNQKTRQNLREFYKDKKYLPLDLRPKKTRAIRRRLTKHEKSLKTLKQRKKDQNFPIRKYAVKA, encoded by the exons ATGCCCGGAAAAGTCAAGGCTTACGAGCTTCAATCCAA GTCCAAGGCTGACTTGTCCAAGCAACTCCTTGAGCTCAAGAATGAGCTCTTAATTTTGCGGGTACAGAAAATTGCTGGAGGATCTGCTTCCAAACTGACCAAAAT CAATACTGTGCGCAAATCAATCGCTCGGGTGTTGACGGTAGTGAACCAGAAAACTCGCCAAAACCTGCGGGAGTTCTATAAGGACAAGAAGTACCTTCCTCTTGACCTTCGACCAAAGAAAACTCGCGCTATCCGAAGACGGCTAACGAAA CACGAGAAGTCTTTGAAGACGCTCAAACAGCGTAAGAAGGACCAAAACTTCCCTATCAGGAAGTACGCCGTCAAGGCATGA
- a CDS encoding uncharacterized protein (BUSCO:EOG092628A0) encodes MQQCWRARTLLLLASVLSALSTSLQSFENSGIVRTIDLGGSLVHVTTTYAVRALDDKADTYSIAVAKEELVKTSWIEIKVKGQPKPLTVSYGGGLENGAHLLNIALPKPLAANGTVNIVVETVQTHATRPWPERAAQDESQSLKYEYQLFVLSPYKTVVQRTKLKSTNPSIISYTTPENVQDFTLENPVAKSGATVTYGPYRNIPESFTVDFTSKYQQTIAINYAYDFPVIEVTKLTRGVEISHWAANLNVQDEVVLHNAGPELKGHFSRLQHQTQAYFSRAVAHVLSSFTLHLPAGIRNAYYHDLIGNVSTSHLRTAPSPRKLGSQATQSQYSVLELKPRYPLMGGWNYTYTLGWDSPLEDSAKYDVTSGRHTVEVPVMTEIPGAVIEDAEVKIILPEGAIDVEYAVPYPAVSSEVTTHITYLDTVGRPAIVFKYQNLTNRHVKSIYVSYKVPLSAHLRKPAAVATVLLGLFGFSLIVRRIDLTIHKKRA; translated from the exons ATGCAGCAGTGCTGGCGCGCACGTACGCTCCTTTTGCTGGCCTCAGTACTCTCCGCGCTCTCAACTTCTCTTCAATCATTCGAAAACTCTGGTATTGTCCGAACGATTGATCTGGGAGGCTCCCTGGTACACGTTACGACGACTTACGCTGTCAGAGCACTCGACGACAAAGCCGACACATACTCCATTGCTGTAGCTAAGGAAGAACTTGTAAAGACGAGCTGGATAGAAATCAAAGTGAAAGGCCAACCGAAGCCTTTAACAGTCTCATATGGGGGAGGCTTGGAGAA TGGTGCTCACCTTCTGAACATTGCCTTACCGAAACCCCTTGCAGCCAACGGAACGGTCAATATTGTTGTCGAAACTGTGCAGACACACGCTACACGCCCATGGCCGGAACGCGCTGCGCAAGATGAATCCCAATCCCTCAAGTACGAGTATCAGCTCTTTGTTCTGAGCCCGTACAAGACCGTCGTACAGAGGACTAAATTAAA GTCGACCAACCCCTCAATCATATCATATACCACCCCCGAAAACGTCCAGGACTTCACCCTTGAGAATCCAGTTGCCAAGTCTGGCGCCACTGTGACCTACGGTCCTTACCGTAACATTCCCGAGTCCTTTACTGTCGACTTCACCTCCAAATATCAACAAACGATTGCAATCAATTATGCTTACGACTTTCCTGTAATAGAAGTCACGAAGCTTACGAGGGGGGTGGAAATCAGTCACTGGGCTGCCAATCTGAATGTTCAAGATGAGGTTGTCTTGCACAATGCTGGGCCAGA ACTCAAAGGCCACTTCTCTCGTCTTCAACACCAGACACAAGCGTACTTCAGTCGTGCTGTTGCTCATGTGCTTTCTTCTTTCACCCTTCATCTCCCCGCTGGAATCCGTAACGCCTATTATCACGACTTGATTGGCAACGTTTCCACCTCTCACCTGCGCACAGCTCCTTCACCTCGCAAGTTGGGGTCCCAAGCCACCCAGAGTCAGTATAGCGTTTTGGAATTGAAACCTCGTTACCCTTTGATGGGTGGATGGAACTACACCTACACGCTGGGTTGGGACTCCCCGCTCGAAGACTCTGCCAAGTACGACGTGACATCAGGAAGACATACTGTTGAAGTTCCCGTCATGACGGAAATTCCAGGAGCCGTTATTGAGGATGCTGAAGTCAAGATTATTTTGCCGGAAGGTGCAAT CGATGTAGAATATGCTGTACCTTACCCTGCTGTATCGAGTGAGGTTACGACTCATATTACCTATCTCGACACTGTTGGTCGCCCTGCCATTGTCTTCAAGTATCAGAACCTCACTAACAGACACGTGAAATCCATATAT GTGTCTTACAAGGTACCGCTCTCAGCTCACTTGAGGAAACCGGCGGCCGTCGCGACTGTGTTACTTGGGCTTTTCGGATTCAGTCTGATCGTTCGACGCATCGACTTGACGATACACAAAAAGAGGGCGTAG
- a CDS encoding uncharacterized protein (BUSCO:EOG09260GF5), protein MERSNSTSSRPNSTSSPYSSYHTRFLERTSSNASSSGTLSRNNSLSGAMNILTSNPTGSNPSSRRWTPSHRISNSVDAVRGKWEERSREENLTGSSTASSSSSSTTTKDDTKSPSFARLQMSVESSNHNSATSSLSRTPRYIKQQTMPPPIIASPLSPNATGVSVEADHPASVSPQRIHLPSPVYDRFQKTPEETATPSRIRRNTYDFDSFSRTASVRGSESQTRRSAETTSSTDATSNVLNRRPTSVYASARASFEQLENASRSTSPKTELFSSPNRRPTSVYGLSRSSFDSAPSYRPSPVPEPTLNHRPTSVYGSAHSSSETSSFRATPTSPSVSVTVASPPTTPSSVMFPPVYKSSYMTDKVNKYGSSLTAGRRLGKHLPRIASGDRDENWNPEEEASATPTKRELEQSPSANRRETAKERRERRIRRQQDLVVPAVDGDDVAGIPGRLRLSKNRAPTTPVPSSRLARGLWADTQRHLIQAYEYLCHVGEAQQWIEGCLGEELGFGVVEMDDGLRNGVVLAKLVRAFQGEAAVRRIYEAPKLDFRHSDNINIFFTFVRAVGLPECFIFELTDLYEKKNIPKVIYCIHALSHLLARRGMAERIGNLLGRLQFSDDQLQRTQKGLKDLGVAMPNFGNVGRELAKEINEEPEVEIETEDERRDRLLLENESSIIALQSHLRGLLARQDHANLLARLRFSERNVVKAQGHCKGFLTRRRMVRQRQARDNLKPWVIALQALARGSLMRQRWYIHVRRVKRSRTWAIQLQAQIRGVLQRRRFIRLKAALRTSQVSVVRLQSIARARLTRQTHQELSRTFAQPMVLTSVNTFQAHCRAMLTRRKIEKQASVLHALVPDFVGLQAHVRGVLTRRRMHKQMAKLEDISQTVIRIQAAVRTYLARKRLLNVIRGLRKATPVIINFQALARASISRQKHQNLNKALINIQTVTSVNSVQTFARAFLARNHHKELCRKLVFTTPNVIGLQAAARGLLVRESYCAWRDHLHMNEHVATLLQAMLRGVSQRRKFRAKMNYFRANLSKVVKIQSLFRAKETREQYRQLTLGKNVTVGTIKNFVHLLDDSEADFQEEVKVERLRKRVVESIRENQSLENDVMDLDVKIALVVQQVKSFEEVMKYRGRHGPDSAVAHAARTSLLAAHGDPFSGPNTLDQTARRKLGLYQQLFYLLQSRREYLSRLFLRMSLDDITEKDRRFIERAVLTLFGYGQDRREDYLLLRLFQAAIFDEISSVPSINQVIHGHPMYINVAVHYVRPKQISYVKDAFQAIILKVIETPELDLEVDPVAIHRTRLEQEEMRNGTTTSKRKDVSFREALDDPDTRPVYIRHLQVLQWWTEAFVTAITQSTRKMPYSMRYLARETLRSVRERFPDTSDEACAACVGRIVYYRYINPAIVTPETFDVVSNTIDAGSRKNLAQISRVLTQITTGVEFDDDSPSYLAINSYVQKAIGEFSTWLLQVADVPDADTQFHAHEFLDATVPPKPIYISPNEIYTTHSLLMKHIDDVAPNSDDALRTIISELDGVPHFGSEELKDARDTAITLELTNRFANVQGPWLVLFLHVIISIATDPHADEKTLWVQAKRGVLAILRVQPAQDLLASLLQPVTDEDENVWEDIVEAEMENEVIRNHDRRQPSTAGPESAAYRLEDIRSLTFRQVKASAISHLLELEKQGKITRDDGFQGILNAIANDVRSKHRKRLQRQQEMQSMNDALQHLAERKEAFEEQINSYHDYVKQSMETMQRGKGKRRFVIPFTKQYFHLRELQKSGQTPKFGSFLYTAKYLYEKGILLSIDQYSPRQFDKIQITMSSDTAGVFTVTMDSTMLGAVTRIASEDVKIEDLLQAKYEQRASLSLFKGKAKMNFELFLYQINKKFYV, encoded by the exons ATGGAACGTTCCAATTCCACCTCTTCTCGCCCAAATTCTACCTCTAGTCCATACTCATCCTATCATACCCGGTTCCTAGAACGAACTTCTTCCAATGCATCGTCGTCCGGTACTCTTTCTCGCAACAACTCTTTATCAGGAGCAATGAATATTCTCACAAGCAATCCAACCGGATCGAATCCATCGTCGAGGAGGTGGACACCATCACATCGTATATCAAACAGTGTCGATGCTGTTCGAGGGAAGTGGGAAGAGAGGTCAAGAGAAGAGAATCTGACTGGCTCTTCGACAGCTTCAagttcgtcgtcgtccaCAACAACCAAAGATGACACTAAATCGCCTTCATTTGCACGACTTCAAATGTCTGTAGAATCTTCAAATCATAATTCTGCTACTTCCTCATTGAGCAGAACTCCGAGGTATATAAAACAACAGACTATGCCACCGCCAATCATTGCCTCTCCTTTGTCCCCGAATGCAACCGGAGTTTCAGTAGAAGCTGATCATCCGGCATCAGTATCACCCCAACGCATTCATTTGCCCTCACCTGTGTACGATCGTTTCCAAAAGACACCTGAAGAAACAGCCACACCTTCGCGTATTCGGCGTAATACTTACGATTTCGACTCTTTCTCCCGCACAGCGTCTGTCAGAGGCTCCGAATCACAGACGAGGCGTTCAGCTGAAACAACTTCGTCCACCGATGCTACCTCGAATGTGCTTAACCGGAGACCCACGTCCGTATACGCTTCTGCTCGAGCCTCTTTCGAACAATTGGAAAATGCCAGCCGTTCAACTTCTCCTAAAACTGAATTATTCTCTAGTCCCAACCGCAGACCAACATCTGTGTATGGCCTTTCTCGATCATCATTCGATTCTGCACCCTCTTATCGTCCATCGCCTGTCCCTGAACCCACCCTCAACCACAGACCAACATCTGTTTACGGCTCTGCTCATTCCTCATCTGAAACCTCGTCTTTTCGCGCCACACCCACATCGCCTAGCGTTTCAGTAACAGTGGCATCCCCTCCAACGACCCCTTCCTCAGTCATGTTTCCTCCTGTATATAAAAGCTCGTACATGACGGACAAAGTGAACAAATATGGATCATCTTTGACCGCAGGCCGTCGTCTTGGTAAACACTTACCAAGGATAGCGAGCGGGGACCGCGATGAAAATTGGAatccagaggaagaggcgaGTGCTACTCCTACTAAACGCGAGCTAGAGCAGTCACCGTCGGCGAATCGGAGAGAAACTGCgaaagagagaagagaaaggagaaTACGCAGGCAGCAAGATTTGGTTGTTCCAGCCGTTGATGGGGACGACGTAGCTGGTATACCAGGACGGCTACGACTGTCTAAGAATAGAGCACCTACCACCCCAGTACCGTCCTCTCGATTGGCGAGAGGGCTTTGGGCAGATACGCAACGTCATCTCATTCAAGCTTATGAGTATCTTTGTCATGTTGGAGAAGCTCAGCAGTGGATAGAAGGTTGCCTCGGCGAAGAGCTCGGATTTGGTGTTGTAGAGATGGACGATGGATTACGGAACGGTGTGGTGTTGGCTAAACTGGTGAGGGCATTTCAAGGCGAGGCTGCCGTGAGAAGAATATATGAG GCACCCAAACTGGATTTTCGGCACTCTGACAAcatcaacatcttcttcacctttGTTCGAGCGGTTGGACTACCAGAG TGCTTCATCTTCGAATTGACCGACCTTtacgaaaagaaaaacattCCGAAAGTTATCTACTGTATCCATGCTCTCAG TCATCTTCTTGCTCGGCGGGGCATGGCCGAGCGCATAGGAAATTTGTTGGGCCGCCTCCAGTTCTCAGATGATCAGCTACAGCGAACACAGAAGGGGCTTAAAGATTTGGGTGTTGCGATGCCCAACTTCGGGAACGTCGGGCGAGAACTGGCAAAAGAGATAAATGAGGAACCTGAGGTTGAGATCGAGACGGAAGACGAAC GACGTGATCGTCTTCTTTTGGAGAACGAGTCATCGATCATCGCGTTACAATCTCACCTACGTGGCCTCCTAGCGCGTCAAGACCATGCGAATCTTCTCGCACGATTGCGCTTTAGTGAAAGAAACGTGGTCAAAGCACAAGGACACTGCAAAGGTTTTCTGACTAGACGAAGAATGGTTCGGCAACGACAAGCGCGCGATAACCTCAAGCCATGGGTGATCGCATTGCAGGCTCTTGCGCGGGGTTCTCTTATGCGGCAGCGGTGGTATATCCATGTTCGTAGAGTCAAGCGGTCGAGGACTTGGGCCATTCAGCTTCAAGCCCAAATTCGGGGTGTTTTGCAACGCCGACGGTTCATTCGCCTCAAGGCCGCCTTGCGAACGAGCCAAGTTTCAGTCGTTAGACTTCAGTCAATTGCTCGTGCGCGTTTGACTCGTCAAACCCATCAAGAACTTTCCAGGACATTTGCTCAGCCAATGGTGCTCACCTCTGTTAACACATTCCAAGCTCACTGCCGAGCAATGCTCACCAGGAGGAAAATTGAAAAACAGGCTTCGGTTCTTCATGCCCTCGTCCCTGACTTTGTTGGCCTCCAAGCACATGTCAGAGGTGTTTTGACGCGCCGACGTATGCATAAACAGATGGCAAAACTCGAGGATATAAGCCAAACCGTGATCCGTATACAAGCTGCAGTCCGCACGTACCTTGCTAGGAAACGGCTGTTGAATGTGATTCGTGGTCTGCGGAAGGCAACTCCCGTCATTATCAACTTTCAAGCTCTTGCTCGGGCTAGTATTTCCCGACAGAAACACCAAAATCTCAACAAGGCCCTGATCAACATTCAAACCGTCACTTCGGTCAACAGTGTCCAGACGTTTGCTAGAGCGTTCCTAGCTCGTAACCATCACAAGGAATTGTGCCGGAAGCTGGTGTTCACCACACCTAATGTCATTGGTTTGCAAGCTGCAGCACGAGGATTACTGGTTCGAGAGTCTTATTGTGCTTGGAGGGACCACCTTCATATGAACGAGCATGTTGCCACATTACTCCAAGCCATGCTTCGTGGTGTGTCTCAGCGACGCAAATTTCGGGCGAAAATGAACTATTTTCGCGCCAATCTCAGTAAGGTCGTGAAGATCCAGTCTCTATTTCGGGCGAAGGAGACACGCGAACAGTACCGACAGCTGACGCTAGGGAAGAATGTAACAGTTGGAACCATCAAGAATTTTGTTCATTTACTAGATGATTCGGAGGCTGATTTTCAGGAAGAAGTCAAGGTCGAGAGGTTGCGGAAAAGAGTTGTCGAGAGTATCAGAGAGAATCAAAGTTTGGAGAATGATGTGATGGATCTCGATGTTAAGATTGCGTTGGTCGTACAGCAAGTCAAAAGCTTTGAGGAGGTCATGAAGTATCGTGGAAGGCATGGGCCCGATAGTGCGGTCGCTCATGCCGCACGAACCTCGCTTCTCGCCGCGCACGGTGACCCTTTTTCTGGCCCGAATACATTAGATCAAACTGCGAGGAGAAAATTAGGACTTTACCAACAACTTTTCTACCTCCTTCAATCCAGAAGAGAGTATCTTAGTCGGCTATTCCTTCGAATGTCTCTCGATGACATTACCGAGAAAGACAGGCGTTTTATTGAGCGTGCTGTCCTAACATTGTTCGGATATGGCCAAGATCGCAGAGAAGATTACTTACTCCTGAGATTGTTCCAA GCTGCTATATTCGATGAGATCAGTTCTGTACCTTCGATCAATCAGGTCATCCACGGTCACCCCATGTATATTAACGTTGCTGTCCACTATGTCCGCCCAAAACAGATAAGCTATGTGAAAGACGCGTTCCAGGCGATCATCCTCAAAGTCATAGAGACACCCGAACTTGACCTCGAAGTGGATCCCGTCGCC ATACATCGAACCAGGTTAGAACAGGAGGAGATGAGGAATGGAACGACCACGTCTAAGCGCAAGGACGTCTCTTTCCGTGAGGCTCTGGATGATCCAGATACAAGGCCGGTGTATATTAGGC ATTTGCAAGTTTTACAGTGGTGGACGGAAGCTTTCGTGACGGCTATCACTCAATCAACCCGCAAAATGCCCTATAGCATGAGATATTTGGCACGCGAGACTCTTCGGTCTGTTCGA GAACGGTTCCCCGATACATCAGATGAAGCTTGTGCTGCTTGTGTCGGCCGCATTGTCTACTATCGTTACATCAACCCGGCTATTGT TACTCCCGAAACCTTCGATGTCGTCTCGAATACAATTGACGCCGGAAGTAGGAAAAATCTAGCACAGATCTCGCGGGTACTGACTCAAATCACCACCGGCGTCGAGTTCGATGACGATAGTCCAAGCTATCTTGCTATTAATAGCTATGTGCAGAAGGCTATCGGGGAGTTTTCAACCTGGTTACTTCAAG TGGCGGATGTACCTGATGCGGACACCCAATTCCACGCCCACGAATTCCTGGATGCAACAGTACCTCCAAAACCCATCTATATCTCTCCAAACGAGATCTATACTACTCATAGCTTGCTAATGAAACACATCGATGATGTG GCACCCAATAGTGACGACGCGCTGAGAACCATCATCAGTGAATTGGACGGCGTACCGCATTTTGGTAGCGAGGAATTGAAGGATGCTCGAGATACCGCGATCACCTTGGAGTTAACGAACCGCTTTGCAAACGTCCAAGGTCCGTGGCTGGTGCTTTTTTTGCACGTCATAATCTCAATCGCTACAGATCCACATGCGGATGAGAAGACTCTTTGGGTGCAGGCTAAGCGCGGAGTTCTGGCCATCTTACGTGTACAGCCGGCACAGGACCTGCTTgcctctcttcttcagccagttactgatgaagatgaaaacGTTTGGGAGGACATCGTAGAGGCAGAGATGGAGAATGAAGTCATTCGTAATCATGACAGGCGCCAACCGTCGACTGCTGGACCGGAGTCGGCTGCATATAGGTTGGAAGACATAAGATC GTTGACCTTCCGTCAAGTGAAAGCCTCAGCCATCTCTCACCTTCTGGAGCTTGAAAAGCAAGGAAAAATTACTCGAGACGATGGATTCCAGGGGATCCTCAACGCGATCGCTAATGACGTTCGGAGTAAGCATAGGAAGCGTTTACAACGACAACAAGAAATGCAGAGTATGAACGACGCCTTACAACACCTGGCAGAACGCAAGGAAGCCTTTGAGGAACAGATTAACAGCTACCACGATTATGTTAAACAATCGATGGAGACAATGCAAAGAGGGAAAGG GAAGCGGCGTTTCGTCATTCCTTTCACCAAGCAGTACTTCCATTTACGGGAACTTCAAAAGTCTGGCCAAACTCCCAAGTTTGGCTCTTTCCTTTATACTGCCAAGTATCTGTACGAGAAAGGGATTCTGCTCTCCATTGATCAATACTCTCCTCGACAATTTGACAAAATTCAGATCACGATGTCGTCGGATACAGCTGGTGTCTTTACTGTGACGATGGATTCGACTATGCTCGGCGCAGTCACACGTATTGCTTCGGAAGATGTCAAAATTGAGGACCTTCTGCAAGCAAAATACGAACAGCGCGCTTCACTTTCCTTGTTCAAAGGAAAAGCAAAAATGAATTTTGAATTGTTCTTATACCAAATCAACAAAAA ATTCTACGTATAA